Proteins from one Elgaria multicarinata webbii isolate HBS135686 ecotype San Diego chromosome 3, rElgMul1.1.pri, whole genome shotgun sequence genomic window:
- the LOC134395613 gene encoding zinc finger protein 232-like encodes MGSIGEILIEAPPPHVKREPVEGLQELWEAQWQEFLRTLQAPDLGWGNPQTSGEPTPWEDAKAFLASFEQVASACRWPRDKWVTLLLPALSGEAEQAFSGLSAPDKGDYGKVKAAILEGEAILRERQRQHFRQLRYRDTDGPRGVYGRLRELCRQWLKVEKHTKDEILELLILEQFLSILPAAMQSWVRDRQPDTCAQAVALAEDFLLRRPEAEKPEQTVRLLGGI; translated from the coding sequence ATGGGGAGCATTGGGGAAATTCTCATTGAGGCACCTCCACCTCATGTGAAACGGGAGCCGGTGGAAGGGCTGCAAGAGCTCTGGGAAGCCCAGTGGCAGGAGTTCCTGAGGACACTGCAAGCTCCTGACTTAGGATGGGGGAACCCTCAGACGTCTGGGGAGCCTACGCCATGGGAGGACGCCAAGGCTTTCCTGGCCTCCTTTGAGCAAGTGGCGTCAGCGTGCCGGTGGCCTCGGGACAAGTGGGTGACCCTCCTCCTGCCGGCCCTCAGTGGAGAGGCGGAGCAGGCCTTCAGCGGCCTCAGTGCCCCAGACAAGGGAGACTACGGGAAggtgaaggcggccatcttggaAGGGGAGGCCATCTTGCGGGAGAGGCAGCGCCAGCACTTCCGGCAGCTCCGCTATCGGGACACGGACGGGCCGAGGGGCGTTTACGGTCGGCTCCGGGAgctttgccgccagtggctgaaaGTTGAGAAACACACGAAAGACGAGATtttggagctgctgatcctggagcagttcctcaGCATCTTGCCGGCGGCCATGCAGAGCTGGGTTCGGGATCGCCAGCCGGACACCTGTGCCCAAGCGGTGGCCCTGGCGGAGGATTTCCTGCTGAGGCGGCCCGAGGCGGAGAAACCGGAACAAACGGTGAGGCTGCTTGGAGGGATATga